A single region of the Malaclemys terrapin pileata isolate rMalTer1 chromosome 4, rMalTer1.hap1, whole genome shotgun sequence genome encodes:
- the CEND1 gene encoding cell cycle exit and neuronal differentiation protein 1, translated as MESKGSTRSGSKPDAKAASSGKQEKPNPGPAMNADKKETPSKEQPTPVATTKKAASEAPALNNHSNLKPSPAAPEVQEATGQSPDSEHKGNGAEESSGSVFDNVKPLAIVGGVVMAAIAVILGVAFLARKK; from the coding sequence ATGGAATCTAAAGGAAGCACCCGAAGCGGAAGCAAACCTGATGCCAAGGCCGCCAGCTCTGGAAAGCAGGAGAAGCCCAACCCCGGGCCTGCTATGAATGCAGACAAGAAGGAAACCCCCTCCAAGGAGCAGCCCACCCCTGTGGCCACAACGAAGAAGGCAGCCAGCGAGGCTCCTGCACTGAATAACCACAGCAATCTGAAACCCAGCCCTGCGGCCCCGGAGGTGCAAGAGGCCACCGGCCAGTCCCCTGACTCTGAGCACAAGGGAAATGGCGCGGAGGAATCCTCAGGCAGCGTCTTCGATAACGTGaagccattggccattgttggaggtGTGGTGATGGCTGCCATTGCTGTAATTCTGGGAGTGGCGTTCCTAGCCCGGAAAAAATGA